CGGCGTCTGGGAGAGCCAGGACGGCACCGACCCGTTCCTCACCGACCCGGCCTGGGCCGTCCTCGCCCTGTCCCGGCTCGCCGGCCGGTTCGGCGTCCCGGTACCCGGCCTTACCGACGGCGTCCAGGAGCAGGTGCTCGACGAACTTGTCCGCCGCTACCAGGAGGGCCGCAGCTGCGACCTCGACGCGGTCACGTACGCGCCGTGACACCCGCCGCAACGCTCCAGGGAAGGAAGGCCCTTTGACGACCATCATCCCCACCGGCGCGGAGCACATCAGCACGCCGTTCCACGTCAGTGGGCCGGACGCCCCCTGGCACCGGATACGCGAGGCCATGGACCGCCACGGCAACGCCATCGTCCACACCACCTGGGGCGAATGGCTCACCGCCGCCGTCGCGCAACCCGCGCTGCGCCCGCTACTCGGCCGCGACTGGCAGCGCTACCGCCGCACCACCGACCCCGCCATCCGCTACCGCTTCGTCGCCTCCCGCCTCGTCACCAAGTACGCGGCCGCCGCCGCCCTGGACACCGACCCGGTGGAGCTCGACCTCTCGTACAAGATCGGCGGTCGTCCGTACCTGCGCGGCCTCGACCAGATCGACGTGAGCCTCACCCACACCGACGACCTGATCGCCGTCGGTGTCAGCCGCGACGGCCGCATCGGCGTCGATGCCGAACCGGCCGACCGCCGCATGTCGTACGACCTGCTGAGCGGCCACATACTCACCCCCGTCGAACGCGCCGCGCTCGAGCACCTCGGCGACGCCGCGCGCAGGGCCGCCATGCTGCGCCTGTGGACCCTGAAGGAGGCCTACACCAAAGCGCTGGGGCAGGGACTGCGGCTCGGCTTCACCGAGTTCGGCTTCGGCGTGGGCAGCGGCGATCTGCTCGCCCCGGACGGCAGGCCCGCCGCTCATGGCGAATGGGCCTTCGCCACGCACCGCGTCCTCGGCCGCTACCTGCTCAGTGTGGCCCGCCACGACGCGGGCCTGGACAGTTCCCGCGACACAGCGCCCAGCACCATGCTCGACGAGGGTTTCATGGGCGCCGTCACCGAATTCCTGGGCTGACGACGCGCCCCGGAAATCGAGCACATCCCGTGTGACGCTCAAGCCGGTGCTGCGACCGTCCACACCCGAGGGCGACCCCCCACAGGTCCCGAAGACAAGCGTCCTTGCACCAGTGCGTGACCAGGACGCAAGGCCACTGGTCCGCTCCCGCACGATCACACACGACCAGTGCCCTAGGAGTGCCATGCCGACCCGACAGAACACCCTCGAAAGACCCAGCACCACCCGTGCCGAAAAAGCCGACTTCCGCCCGGACATCCAGGCACTGCGTGCGCTGGCCGTGGGACTCGTCGTCTTCCACCACCTGTGGCCCACCGTGCTCACCGCCGGCTTCGTCGGAGTCGACGCCTTCTTCGTGATCTCCGGCTATCTCATCAGCGCACAGCTGGCCCACGAGATCAACGGCACCGGCCGCATCCGCATCGCGGACTTCTACGCCCGGCGTATACGCCGCCTGCTGCCCGCCGCCCTCCTGGTACTGGTCAGCATCGTCGTCGCTGTGCACACCCTCGTCCCACAGGACCGCTGGGCCGACAACGCCCGTCAAGTGCTGGCCAGCGCACTGTACGGCCAGAACTGGCTGCTCGGCGCCGAGCCCGTCGACCCCACCCGGGTCACCGCCATGGCGCACTATTGGTCGCTGTCGGTCGAGGAGCAGTTCTACCTCCTGTGGCCCCTGCTCCTGCTGCTGTTCAAACTGCGCGCACCCTTCGCGCGCCTCGCAGGCGTCGCAGGACTGGGACTCGTCTCGCTGGCCTGGTGCGTCTACCTCACCGAAGCCGATCCGGCCGCGGCGTACTTCATCACACCGGTCCGGGTGTGGGAGTTCGCGATCGGCGCGGTGATCGCACTGGCCGGTACGAGGCTCGTGCTGCCGAGAGCCGTGGCCAACGGAGTCTCCCTCCTCGGTTTCACCGCACTCGTGGGCTCGGCAGTCCACTACACCGGCCTCACGCCCTACCCCGGCGCCGCGGCACTGATCCCGACCGTGGGCACGGCTCTGGTCATCGCCGCAGGCACCGGTCGGCAACGGCAGTGGCACACCGCGGTGACCTCATCGAGGCCCGCACAACTCCTCGGCGACATCAGCTACTCGCTGTACCTCTGGCACTGGCCGCTACTCATCCTGGCGCCCCTGG
The sequence above is a segment of the Streptomyces sp. NBC_01224 genome. Coding sequences within it:
- a CDS encoding 4'-phosphopantetheinyl transferase family protein, giving the protein MTTIIPTGAEHISTPFHVSGPDAPWHRIREAMDRHGNAIVHTTWGEWLTAAVAQPALRPLLGRDWQRYRRTTDPAIRYRFVASRLVTKYAAAAALDTDPVELDLSYKIGGRPYLRGLDQIDVSLTHTDDLIAVGVSRDGRIGVDAEPADRRMSYDLLSGHILTPVERAALEHLGDAARRAAMLRLWTLKEAYTKALGQGLRLGFTEFGFGVGSGDLLAPDGRPAAHGEWAFATHRVLGRYLLSVARHDAGLDSSRDTAPSTMLDEGFMGAVTEFLG
- a CDS encoding acyltransferase family protein, encoding MPTRQNTLERPSTTRAEKADFRPDIQALRALAVGLVVFHHLWPTVLTAGFVGVDAFFVISGYLISAQLAHEINGTGRIRIADFYARRIRRLLPAALLVLVSIVVAVHTLVPQDRWADNARQVLASALYGQNWLLGAEPVDPTRVTAMAHYWSLSVEEQFYLLWPLLLLLFKLRAPFARLAGVAGLGLVSLAWCVYLTEADPAAAYFITPVRVWEFAIGAVIALAGTRLVLPRAVANGVSLLGFTALVGSAVHYTGLTPYPGAAALIPTVGTALVIAAGTGRQRQWHTAVTSSRPAQLLGDISYSLYLWHWPLLILAPLAVSDGVLNLPVRLGVLAAALIFAYTTKRLVEDPIRAWPLLTASTRLTFVAMAAGLATVCLAAGSLLWT